The genomic segment CAGTCCCTCGTCGTCGGCAGATCCAAATgctccccatcatcatcaatgtcatGCCACACGGGTGGGAAAGGGGACGGGATCAAGTGCAATATCTCTACGCCGCGGTGCATGAACGGGATGTGGTCGTCCTCGATGCCGGGGCGCCAGAACTCCTCTGGCTTTTTGTTCGTGTTCCAGAGAAACGGCTTGGTGGGCTTTGTCTCCAGCAGGTTCAGGTCGCGCATGCGCTTTTCCAGGGCGGCCATGTTTTTGTAAGTCCAGTGCGTGGTGAGGAAGTAGGACGGGATGCTGGGGTTGGGCGAGCCGAGGAGGTCGAGGAGCACGAAGAGGGATATGCTGTCGAGGGGGGTGCGGTAGGTGGACAGTGTTGGGTGGAAGTGGTTCTCCCATTCTTCTGCGAGGGATCTAGCTGGTATTAGTATTGAAGCTCACGATATCAATGCAACAGTGTACATACCTCGCGCCATATAACGAATCTGTATCCGTCCACTTCAGAAAGgcctcctccccatccagGAACAATATCTGAACGCcctgcttctcctccaagCCCCCATCGTCTTCTTTCCACTTCTTCGTCAGCGCCGCATCAATACTTCTCGCCACGTGCATCAGCATCGCACACGGCGCCGCAGAATCAATGGCGCCGACAAAACCAACAGGCTTAATCAGGCTGTCAAAGTGCGCCACAAGCGTCAACCGCGACACGTCACCGGGCTGCGTGTCTGGCGGATCCCGACGGAATATCAAGTTGGAAAACGGGACGTCTTTGTCGCCGCTGATGGGTGTTTTGGA from the Pochonia chlamydosporia 170 chromosome 6, whole genome shotgun sequence genome contains:
- a CDS encoding glutaminyl cyclase (similar to Metarhizium acridum CQMa 102 XP_007815126.1), translating into MLLRILLAMLAASPSSALSTLTDEDLRNIPSPGDDFDIHKGKLLAPILIPRVPGTEGSYKTQKHFVDFFKSTLPAWELSWQNSTSKTPISGDKDVPFSNLIFRRDPPDTQPGDVSRLTLVAHFDSLIKPVGFVGAIDSAAPCAMLMHVARSIDAALTKKWKEDDGGLEEKQGVQILFLDGEEAFLKWTDTDSLYGARSLAEEWENHFHPTLSTYRTPLDSISLFVLLDLLGSPNPSIPSYFLTTHWTYKNMAALEKRMRDLNLLETKPTKPFLWNTNKKPEEFWRPGIEDDHIPFMHRGVEILHLIPSPFPPVWHDIDDDGEHLDLPTTRDWARIVTAYVVEFMELGGFLDRKAAKMEERSATGSVFSKRTEL